A region from the Coffea eugenioides isolate CCC68of chromosome 9, Ceug_1.0, whole genome shotgun sequence genome encodes:
- the LOC113782772 gene encoding dehydration-responsive element-binding protein 2D-like — protein MMERVENEGVNVGIPVDKKPKKEAAISTSMKKITVGGSRKGCMRGKGGPENAFCTYRGVRQRTWGKWVAEIREPNHGARVWLGTFNTSYEAARAYDDAAKRLYGKCAKLNLPEEDQPPSPPSSSSVASAAYSNNTGYKNGQDLTNEHQSPELEDKKNGTSVLDEVSIFKDINGEFAFDETPAPSLLGEEQILNWPEYPFDNGFHWSNDGGISVGGLIDHAVVYKFLGPPN, from the coding sequence ATGATGGAAAGAGTGGAGAATGAGGGTGTGAATGTAGGAATTCCAGTAGATAAAAAGCCCAAGAAAGAAGCAGCAATCAGTACTTCGATGAAGAAAATCACCGTTGGAGGTTCAAGAAAAGGGTGCATGAGAGGCAAAGGCGGGCCAGAAAATGCATTTTGCACCTACAGGGGTGTTAGGCAAAGAACCTGGGGGAAATGGGTAGCTGAAATTCGTGAGCCAAATCACGGTGCAAGAGTTTGGCTAGGCACTTTCAACACCTCTTATGAAGCCGCCAGAGCCTACGATGACGCAGCCAAAAGGCTTTATGGCAAATGTGCTAAGCTGAATTTACCAGAAGAAGATCAACCCCCATCCCCTCCCAGTAGTTCATCAGTTGCTTCAGCAGCGTACAGCAATAATACGGGGTATAAAAACGGCCAAGACTTGACCAATGAACATCAATCTCCTGAACTCGAAGACAAGAAAAATGGGACTTCTGTTCTTGATGAAGTGTCCATTTTTAAGGATATAAATGGAGAGTTTGCCTTTGACGAGACTCCCGCTCCCAGCCTGCTTGGTGAGGAGCAGATTCTGAATTGGCCTGAATATCCATTTGATAATGGTTTTCATTGGTCAAATGATGGTGGAATTAGTGTTGGTGGATTGATTGATCATGCTGTGGTTTACAAGTTCCTCGGACCTCCTAATTAG